TTGACACAAGGCCACGTCCATGTTTTTATAGTGAGTAGACATGTAATAGAGAATCTGCCCGGCATACATCGACTGTTAGAGTTAGTAACAGACTTGTCAggaaaatttacagaaaaaaggtaATTTATGCTGAAAAAAAGGTGCTTTGACAGTCAGACTGACTTCAGAGTCTTCAGGTAGACAGTCATGCTCTCATGTGCAAACGAAACAATAAGacttgctggatcacgtgacctgggtCAGTAAAGTTCGTGGGAAGTTCATTTCTTTCGTGGTGTCATGCGTCTGATGATGACATCCCTCTCTCGCGTCTGTTCGTTCGTTCGTCTGAGTTAGGACGAATTAACACAGTGCAAGTTATTGGTTGGCTGCTCGGTGTTTAAACAAAGGGTCAGCATCAAAGGCTCTACAGATAAATAGATATACAGAAGATGGTCAAAATAACTGCATACAATTTAATTGAAAGGATAAGTGGGTTTGAATAAGAAGGAGCTATCAGAAAGCGCCAGCAGGTTGCAGCCAACTTGTTGCCAAGTTGCTATGTAACCAATCAGACGAATCCATCGATAAGACGAGGAGGAAAGGTCACATCCACCCGGTCACACAGCTCTGACACACACCTCGGTGTAGGCCACCCTTGCGGACAATGGCGAGTAAAGCATGGGAGAGATTTGCATAGAAATCCTGCTTTGTCATATCTGACAAGAATTATTGGTGTGGCCTGTTAATAACTTCGTGATCATGAGAGCcttgaattatttaaaatgaccGATCATACCTGCTTCTGGGACTGAAACTAGCGACCGTGTCACATAAACAACTTTTTCAATTATCTTTAGAACAAAGAGCGGGTCACTTAAAAGCGTAAATAACACAATTGCCTGGTATTCACAgttgagcaaaacaaaaaggtgataaataattatctaagggaaaaacaaaactgacgcATCTTTTTTAAAGTCGACAAACACTGACCTCAACCCTATGTTGTCTGTGTTCCAACTATGGCAATCAGTGTCAAATGTCTTGCACACAGACGTCGGGGGGATATAAGGAGTGAAAACTTACAGATGGGAGTCAgggaaaaaattttaaaaaaccaaaaaaaaaaaaaaaaaaaaaaatgccgttAACGGAACTTTCACCTAGCATCGTGATATCCGGAAGATTCAGCCCATTTGAGTAAATGCTCAATTAAATTCTGTGAGATTAATTAAGCTGAGATGTGTGGTCTTCGCTCTAAGGTtctaaaaaaaactattaaaaaattaacatgaaGTAAGGTAGCTTGTGCATAATGTATGTGAAAGTACACTCCAACTGTCGCCagctttacaatattttttccttccccCTACCCTCCTTCCAAATACCTACCTGTTAGTCCTACCCGACTGTCGTCAGAAACACGGGTGTGACAGCAGGTGCCACAAGTCTGACGGGAGGCAGTAGAGCGCCCCACCACCCCGGGTGTCATCGTCGACACACTACCTCCACCTGGTGCAGGTAAATCACTGCGTCACCTCCCACACCTACTGCACGACACCTTGGCAGGGCAGCGTGCAGGCGCGTGTCTACCTGCACAGGTGTGCACACCTTGCCGAGCTCAACTACCTTTACAACACAAAGGTGAGCATTGCTGTGAACGACTCCAGGCTTTGTGAACGGACACAGGGTGGTTAGACGGGCAAGGAGCTGTAGACTCGATACTATTTACAGTCTGGTTGTCGTTAGAAAGGCCATTGCGAGACTTAAAGGTaaaagcaagtcaaatggtAAGTTGGGAGAGATTTTGAGGAGTAACATCCTATCAAGATTTCCGGTTACAAAACGATCGTTTACTTACAATGGACACCGTGGTGACATGTTTTTCTCTATTCCTGAACTTCGGCCATTGGGCTGTGCAGTCCTCAGGGCAAGTTGCCGTTGTTATTACTTCATTTATCtccatattattttttaaatgataaaggATTAAATTctttgtgttgtcttttctcCCGACATCGTGAAAACAGCCGCATTATCATCACTGGGGTCAAAGGTTATAATCTTCATCGTGTAAGCAGGTGTAAGAGATGCAGTCAATACCCAAAATTTGGAATAGAAGCGATTCAGCACATCAGTATTTATCCTTTAAATTCAACTCCatttcacttgccttttcctttaagtaTAAATGCAATGAATCATCTGGCTTTATAGAAAAACTAGCGTTTACATGATTACTGACCTACGACAAGTGTATCGTTCtgaacaataattataaactgtaaactattataaatttagttttataaaaaaaaactaataattaCACTTCGCCAACACGTGTTATTACCCTTAAAGACTCTGGCAGTAGAGAATGGAGGTGTCACGGGTATTGTTCTGTTCTAGAATTTCTGGTAACATGTCTATGACTGCTCAACCTCGCGGTTGAGGATTCAGTGCATTCTTTATGGAGCTTAAAAGTGTATGGAGCTGTAAAAACCAGTAAACTacgaaaacaaacataatgCTTTTTACTCACTTTCACTCATTCAGTCACCCATTTCACTCACTGagtgaaagaataaacattaaTCCATTATTAAATCTAGGAATtcaatattatatttttgtttatctgtgaTAAATATTCTGTAACGACTTAAGCTCACCTACctttgaaacaaataaagatcTGTCAATGAAAACGTTGATATCTTGCGGAGGAGCTTCCCCAAACGTTGTCCGTGCTGTCTGCCTCTAACCACTCACAGTCTGtgtagaaagaaggaaagaccAAACAAATATTCCAACATGTTTCCAACTTGACTGCCAGTGTCTGGCGCCGTCAATGGAGTTCTCGTGCATGGCACAATGGCGGCCTTTGACAGTAAGACAGGTCCTGTACACCAGTGTTTTGCTcgacaaaaatgtttgtgattcGCATTCATTGAGGACAAACTGTATTCTCTGTATTCTTCACAACTCTTTTATTCCTTCACAAGTCTTTTACTTTCCCGCCTTCGCTCTCGACGACTCCTCCCCTCGTTGACTCAAACTTTTTCAGAGGCAATATCCCTCTAACAgaagaagttaaaaaatattccagcCATGACTAATATAATGTTTTGTGTCAAGTTTATGCTTGAAAAAGTTTACTGCGATCCAGTGTCATGAAATCTGTCTTTACGAGGCGTTTTGTTCCATCGTGACAGCCaggttaataaatatatttttaagccGTTGCACGGATGTATATTACGGATATACACAAACTGAAGTTCACTTCTTGGGGAAAACGAGAGAAGAGGTGAATAAACTAAAATACTGTAGTATTTATCTTCAAAAGGTTGATcttaatgtaaaatttaaataaacgtCATCattcagatttggggaaataaaattttaccaGCAAGATTTACCCAGTTGTTGGAGTTGGAAAAATGCACCTGATTAGACCGTTAAGCATTCGTGTCTTCACATTTGCCGTAATACAGCTTTTGATACGGCCATCCCGTCTTCCGATGACTCGATGaaggaaacaaatatcaaatgcTATTGTAGGAAATACATGTCCATTTATGTTCCACACCCAAAGcctaaaaatatttcctttcaaGCCCCAAGACGCGAGGTCTCTGACTGGTTTCTCTTGACTGAGTGCAAAAGTGATTGAGTGGGTTCGCCAGGTGACGCCGCTGTCGCCTACAACCTTGCCACCGGTGGTGCGTGGAAAGGCGGGTTAATGAAGCGTGAAACGTCGACTATGGTGAGATGTTTACGGCCGACCATTCCCCTACCTACTGATTGTCACGGGTGTGCTCGGGCTCACAAGCCGGAGCCGAAGCTGTTCTTCCGCTGACGGAAGGAGAGAGTAAGacatgggtgggtgggggatgaCAGTTGGGTAAACAAGTGTGGCCGTTACTAATGAAGGCTGAAGGTAAACATACTGACAATCACTGGGAGAAACTAAGAATGACATCTAATCGATTTTGACTTGTGAACTCGACACAGAGGTCAACTGGCCATGGTGCAaggtgatgataatgaatgtAAATGGATCCATCTGGTACTTTCTTGACATTCCTACAATGGACATGCCACCGATTTAAAAGCGATCATTACTTCAGGCCAATACTTGACTCTCAGTGTCAAATatgagaaataaagtttttataaccATCAACAGCTACAACGATGTCTCAGAAAATATTTCCCATCATCGCAAAATGAGCTCATTCAACATGCGATTTTACAGCTGCAGTACttttacaacaattttaaaGCAGAAGTATTTTAACAACAGACTATGAGAAGCCTTGTCAAGTTTAGATATTTGTACTTTACGAGAATCTGGGAGCTATCGTTAAGTTGATTTAAGTCAACAAACTACAGATCTTGATTACAAACCTTTATTAGTAAGCATTGCATTCAAgacagttatttcccttttcaTGGCACGCACAACTTAACAAACACATGCACTTATCTTCTAGTGGAAGACAACAGATTATTGTCACAGTATGTTCTAAAAAGGATTTCACAGGGATCTACTGAATCCCACTacacttatcaaaaatgctgaCACTTATCACAGAATGCTGTCTCCAGAAGGCACCAATAAGAAATACTGCAGAGAATTACCACAAAACAATTTGAATTCCGATGTTCTTTCAATCACTGACAAAAATTACTGCTGTTACTGCATGAAACTCATTTACATCAGTTCATGTTCTGACATCTTGTGATGCCATGTCTGATGGTAGCCATAACTTGGCAGAGATACAGTGAAATTTTAACACTAGAGTGAACTTTTCTCAACACTCCAGTCcattttaactctttacagctGTCAAACATGAACAGATGAAAAGCCACATTTACTCTGTGAATGAGCAAGAAACCCCTAATTGTAAAGAGTTAAACAGACTAAAGCTGGTAAAAATCTAAAATCACTTAAATTCTTTACATCTGATCCCATCTGTGAcatatttaaaagaatacaaagtCGAAGAAATTAACAATCCTTGAAGcacacacacctgcatgcaATTTTCACGCTGCTATCATGCATGCAAGAGGTTTCTAAAATGTGGGTATCACCTCATGTATAAATTtatgtacatgtgcacaaattatatttacatatcaaCACACATTTACAGGCACATGATCACAAATTTTAAAGGCACCTTATACAATCTGAAATCTATTTCTGGACAAATTACTGTCAAAAGAGATTCCTTAGCATCCCGTGGCAATGCTATTTTTCCCTCCTGCTCTTTTCCTACATGGGTATGTGACATAGCAAATtcaccaggaaaaaaaaatgttgtgattattattctacaaaaacatgtttatttactgcatgataaaataaattacctCTATCTTACTTTATTTCCCTGAAATATGTGCACTATATTCAAGTAACTCTCAAAATTGTTAACAGCAGGAAGAGTTTTTAATGTATGTTCTTATTCAGATTTGGCCCCATCACTTTAGTGTTACTTTTTACACTGACTGTTCAGAATTACCAGGAGGATTTTCTTCACAAAGAAATCTTAAACCTTAAGAGCAAAAAGATATTTGTAAAGATTACGAGCTACAAAAGAAAGGTTTAGTTTGCTTTCATGGCAGCAGATGTGAGCTAGGATTAAATTAAAACACTGCATATATGGAATCCCCTGCTGCTTGTGACTGTCCAAGAACATGTACCAAGGGTTACTAGATGACCACAGTCTAGATACAAGTGTGTAAATGCTTCctattaaaaatctgaaaaatccagtACATGTTGACCCTGCTTTGTCATGTTACAGCTTTGATGTAGCATACTACTGATGcatattttgtcactaaagGGGACAACTACACACTGGAGTTTACCGGAAATggctctcacacacaaacacactttctcgGTTTTGCACAGTCATGGACAAGCACAAATACACACTTATACATTAGAATATGAATTTCCACAAACTGTTCTTAACTATCTGGCAAGCAAATGTTTCGGCATTGCTTCAATTCCTCTTCTGCTCTTCGAATAATTTCCATGGCTACTTGgcctgaaacaaaacaaaatatagaaatttATAAGTGATCATTAGTTTTAGAACCTTCAGCGCAAAAAGTATGCCAAAAATATAGACTCAAAACTGAGAAAGTAAGTCAGaataatgatattttatttgttttaaatatattccaTTCTGTCCTCACAGGTATCTCTTGGATACTGAATGCGCACACACTTCAGCATGGCCAAATAAGGGGTAGGTGGGGTGAAACTAGTCAAACACAAATTCTATAAACAGAACAGTGCCATAAGTATTTGCAACACAATGCAACCACTTTTTTTCCATAGATCCCATTTACCTAACAATAATGATACCCACCGTCACTGGTCACATTCTTTATGTAGGCCATAGTACAAGACTGAACAAGAGTAGCAGCTGAAGGGAAGAGACTGCTGTCACGAGTGTCAACATATTTATGGTCTATTTCACGTTCTCTCCCTTTAACAACGCCACCGTTTTAAGAACGTTCCACCCAcagtaaattaaaaactaaaccCTAAGAGGCTCATAACACTGCTCAGACTTATTGTTGATTATAAATCTGCTTCTAGATTTACACAATAAACTGAAAAGGACATCTACATAAGAACAATTTACATGATAAACTGTCTTGAACTACTTTGCCTTAATATTAGAaagatatttgtttaaaattttgtgcCTTGATGCTTTTCACACTTAATAAATCTGTTCACTTGCTCTCATTCATATAGATTTCCTACAGCCCCAATCCTGCGCCCAcaccacacaaaaatatacgTTTCGAAGTTTTACATctgaaaaatcagaaaatttcCTTGTAAATTGATATTACCCGACAATCCAACTACTAAATCAGGGGATACAgctgctctttaaccaaacaAAATTACTGCCCTGGCTGCTAGAGACTTTTATATTCCCGATCTTTGGCACAAGTAAATCTAAACAACTAATTTATAAGCATTAAAGAcacaaaatctgtttatttatagttATGAGACCAACATGATTCACACTAATCCATTCACTTGCATACAGCAGCacctcaaaaacaaaagcaacattaaaaaaaaaaactcactagCCAGAGTAGGACTGCCCTGTTCTCCAACACCTGGCGACAAGAGATCTCTTGCCAAGTCTCCCATCATCCTCTTCCTTGGTGTGGATGATGATTCAAGTGGTCTTGTGGGCGTTTGGACAGTACTGACAGACTTTGTTATCACTTCCTTCTCATAGCTTGACCCTTCAGGGAAGTCTGAACCCTTAGACTCTGCACTAAAACCACTATTCAGTGCCAAATATTTTCTTGCTCGATCCAACACATTGTCATCACTGTCTCTCCCAAAGAAGTCTTCTATATTGTTGTGTCTGGTTGTGGAATCAGTCAAGCCTTGTGAGGAGTTATGATTTCCTGATTTAGCAACCAGGAAACTGTCTTGATATTCAGGCACTTTCTTCTGAAGAGTGTCTGCAACCTGTTCCAAAAATCTGACATGTTTGTCATGCAAACCTTTATCTCCTGTTACAGATCTGATATCATCTTGCCTTCTTACTTTCTCTTCAGAATGATTTACAcctatattttgtctttttattctcCCTTCAGCTGTGGGCTCCTCTTCACAGTCACTCCCTTTAAAAATATCTGTGTCCCATTTGACATTTCTGAAATCTCTCTGTTCATCTCTGAGACCCTCAAATTCAAAGTGCGGTGGTCTACCATTACCTACTGACCTCATGCTAACATCCAGCTCGCATCCATCAACACTTGTTTCAGATCGCAAGGGGATGCTCATAAACTGACTCGTCAGGTTGGTATACAGCCCACCACCTTCCAGCCCTGCCGCAGAACTCACACCACTGTCTTGTGTCAAGCCATCTCCAGTGCTGGAGGTGTTCAATGACTGCACACCTGACTTGCTGTCACGGTATTGCAGCTTGGACTCAAGCGATGCAAACAGGTTGCTGGCATCTGAGAAACAATTACCAGCACTGGATGCCTGGAGCCCTGTCTCTTGTTGTGTCAGCTGAAGGCTGCCACTTCCACTAGCTGTATGGTAGCCAGCATCCACGTTAGATGAGGTGCTGCGATGCTGAAACATGTCCACGCTACTGGCTCCATCCAAATCCCCAGCATCTGTCACTGACATCTCTTTCATACTGTGGCCTTGATCACGTTGAGCACCTCCTGGAAATGTGTCTGCTTCCATGGAGACCTTAATCCTCTGAGCCGTAGAGTTTTTGATGTAGTCAGAGAAAGGCTGAGGTACAGTAGGTGAATGCTTGGGACTACATTGCAGTGTTTTGGCACTTGATGATAAGGAGCCATCACCTGCCACAGATCGGGTCTTCAGCAGGGTGCTGCCATCTGTAACAATGCAAACATTCCACCAAACATTCTGCAAGCACTTTCTGTTTATCTATTCTACTGCACTGaatcacaattttaaaatgtaaatgatattaATATCAATGTCTCTGCACTGCTATTCTCTATTATACTGTCTTCGGTGCTAGAGTGCCAGAGAGTTTATCACAACAGGACCAGAAATAAccaaaaactaataaaataatccCCATCaaccccctccctccccacaatAACCCCAAATTTTTTAACGCAAAAGAGTTAAGACTCACCAGTTCGTGAGAAGGCAATAGGTGACATGTCAGGACTTTGAAGACTGGGCTTTGGAGAACACCCTGCACAGTGCTCCAAAGGAAGACATTGCTTGACACTCCGACCAAATACCTCGTCATCTGAATGTCCTGTGTTATCACTCTCCACTGTAGAAAACAGTTTAATGGCCTTGTTTTTGCCTGAAGAGGGCAGATCattatttaataacattttaaggattccaaatgataaaaattactGACTAAATCAAATTTAATTTGATGCAAAATGTAGTATGCAGAGCTATTTTTGCATTGCATAGTGTGATTAATTACTACCTGCTTTGctgtttgctttcattttccAATACATTCTTatgttacaaataaataattacctGATTTTTTCAGAGGAATTGGTGACAGCTCTGGGGATGCAAGGTTCCTACTTTCTGAGAATGAAGTCATACGACACGCTCTGTCATCACCAAAGAGACCACGGATTGGACTAGAGGAAAATTGGACCTACGCAgtcagggaaagaaaaaaaaggcaccGTAGCCAATATTAACACACTTACTGAATAGACTGCAAAATGGGCTACATGTTTATTAGCTAACAACTATTTATATCACTCAAACTTCTATTCAGTTAACTGTGAACAAATGTTTGAGACTGAAAGTTGACAATttgatcttaattttttatttctggcaAGACATAATGCTTGTCTTTAAAATCACAAATGTCCAGCAACTGACAGAAGGAGTATGAACTGGCGATGCCGGCTCCCACTCAGGTGTCCCTTTTTCCAAAAGATTGTGTGGGGAAGGAGACCGCAGTGCTGCCGCCAAGTGGTCTGGGGATTCTACTCCAGCCCTGCAACCAGAGCCAAGATAATGTGTCTGGTTCTTTATAGATTTGATGATCTGAAATTTTAAGCATAACTCACTCTAATACCTGTAATCAAAATTACTCTTTCAGTAGCCAtactgtctctcactcactctctgtGCTACCTACTGCTATACTACGTTCTAGATatggtgcttttttttcaataggTACAGATAATTATGGCAACTGTATGTAACTTACCTCACAGGACTAAGTACAGAACTGGTGTCAGCATTAAAGAATAGTTTTCTGCGCAGAGATGATGTACTCATACCATCGCTGTTGCTTTTCTCTTGTTCCTGGTATGTCATGTGATCTCCTGTAGCATGATTCTATCAGTATCACCAACAATTTTCAAATATCAAATGTACCTCAAAATAAAAGTGTAGGCAGCATAAACCTGCTTCTAAAGTCAAATCAGGTTACCTTAAAGTGATGCTTGGAGTTAACcgtttttacaaacaaaaactctgTGCCCAAGTAATAAATGTTCATGGTTAATGCCAAAGAATTAAAAGCTTTACTCCAAACCTTTTGCctgttgttaatttttaatcaaTGAAACTATAGTTAGAAGTGGTATTCCCTTGATATTATGGCATACTATTTGTAAGTTATCATTTCAAAACTTCcagtaaacaaaagaaagccTAGAAATATTGTCTACTAAGATAAggaaaaacacaaagcaaaagtATCAATGACAGTAATGATGAAATAACTCTCACCAAAAACACTCTGTATATCAAAATCAACTGGCAATGTAAGAGCTGTTTGAGAtgcacctacacacacaaagatattaCATTAACATGTTGTTCAGTCCTAGAAGGACAAACACTAACAAAAAGAATCCAAGCAACAATAAGCACACATGCAAATGTCAGAAGTTGCTAGTTGACATCTAGATATTTTGTTCAGTAATCACAGCACACACATATGGACTCATTCCTATGttactttataaattaaaacCATCATAACCTAAACTCACATCGaacaataatgtaaaacagACTACATATTTACAATCCTTACACTCTTGAGTCTTTTTGTTTCTCCCAAGATCTTTTTAGATGCTCCACAGATTTCATCAGGAGTGGATATCAGATATTCTGCACAAATCAGTTTCATGTAGCATAATTGATCTGTTCAAATTTATCATCTAGAACAGAATTTCAAATGCTTTTATCTGACCCCTTTTCTCAACCAAAACCTGTGGTATTAACGTAGATATACTCACTCTCAACAACATCATGCATAAATTAAGCCCAACTGGTTGGCAATTTAAAAGCTCCTACCGCTGGCATACACAGGTGTGGCAGGTAGCACATGGGGAGGAGGTGGTTCTGCCCATGGAGAGGGAACCACCATATGATTGGTGAAGTAGTAGTCTATGGCTTTTTGTGCTCTCTCTTCCAGCTCACTGTCTGGGCTGTGCATGTAACTGAATGTTAAACTTTTATACACTAAAACACAGGCAACTAAGAGAAAATAACAGGTGTGATAGACTATGAATAATCCCTTTTATTCTATTTCTTAGACTGTGGTTTCTCATTTTGGCTAATTTAACCACAGGTCATGGTGATACCATAGGTTATGATTACTTTTGCACTCACTATTATGTGTAACATTATGCAGTCTCTTTctcagactcacacacacacatgctcagAGAGAGTACCTGGGCAAACAGTAGAATGCATATTTATGACAGTAACTTTATTAATATGCTTTCTTGCTAACCTTTCATAGTCATAATTGTGACGTTATAACTTAATTCCTTAATTACAATTTAATTGTGTCACTGCTAGCAGTATTCATTTATAAAACAACTTAATAACTAAGTTGCTAACTTGTAGTTGTAGTCATCCTTAGCCTGAAGATTACCTATATCTAGCAAGCTGTCGTTTGATGTCCTTCTCATCAATGTGTACTGGTCGCAATTCAGCAAGGTGTTCAATATTCCATCTGAATGACCCTCCCTTTTGAAAGCATTTTAgtttgatgaaaaatgtttttaaagcacaaaaatctgAAAGGTAATTATTACATTATATGCTACATTTTTGTGTAAGCAACACAACACATTGATAAGctatctgtaaataaaaatcagatttcACTAAAGCTTTCATTCAGACATTTGCTCATTGCATTATCTGGCTTctctgtgaaataaaaatataaaaaatgaaactgaCAGCATCTGATTATAATGCCTACTTGTGGACCAACAGTAAATGTACATATCCCCTAGAAGACGCCATTCAGAAAATATATAGACCACTATCACTACACAAACTTTCATTACTCAAGATTTGCTATCTAAACCTAACATTTTGATTGCTTAATATGGCTAAAGATGTAGGTCCTGTgaatgtttatgaaaaagacATTATGCTCAAATCAAATAATTCAATTAAAGCGGCAGCAACCTCATCAAAGACTCCTTCAATAGTCTTGACCTATGTTTTTAAAGATCAAATCCTTCTGACCTCAGTACTTGATGGTGTGGATACTGTGTGAAGCAATCCAGGACTGAACATGGGGAAATGTAGGCGATCAGATCCTATTTCAAATGGGTTATGTGAGTAGTGACGACTCCGAGAGCTGCTGTCAGATGACACTGATGAGGGTGGAGACATCTCATGATTTGGTCTATACTTCTGCTGTATAGTCTCTTCTCTCCTAATATTTTACAAAGGAAGTTggaaagaataacaaatatttatacatcaCCATTCACATATCTGCTTACATGTccacaaacaataaatatcatACAGATGTTCTTTCTCAATTCATTTATACTGTTGTTGTAACAACAAGACCCCAGCTGGTAAAGACAATACAGCCCTATGGTACTTGTACacagagtaaataataaacCCTTTTGTACAAATGCCATCAAAGGTTCAAACATTTCTCACCTTATTGGTGTCTTAAAAATCTCATGCCTAGAAGTCTCTCCATACTTCACATGGCTTGTaccatcatctttttttaagaaatctgTAGTCCTAACATTTGCTACATATGGACTGGCAGCCATCATGTTATTTGTACCATCTTTAGAACTTGAAAACAATGTATCTTTTGTCCTTCTGGTGTAAGGACTGGTAAGAGCTTGTCGAAGGTATGCATCAGAACGCAGACTGCTTCCACAATTCAGAAGACCGTGGGGCACTTGCCTGGGGCTCGGATGGTACGCCCCTTCTTTTATACCAAGTCTGGATAATGTCCTGATACCTTCAGCACTGTGGCTCTGAGCATGTACATTCAAAGGAAGAGGATGGACATCATCTGGTGAAGCAGGCATCTTTCTTCCTgccaactgttgttgttttgcatcACCATGAGGGAAGGGACTAGGATCAAAAACAGAGTCTAAACACACATCTTTCAAAGACATCTTTGACTGATGTTTGTTCATCATGGATGTTCTCAAGGGAGTATTTTGATTCTGAAAGTAGTTTGAGTGACCAAGTGTCAGCTCATCATTACCCTCTTCAAGTGGCGGtctttttcctgctgttttCACATCTGCATGCTAAATAATGCTGCTGCCCTTCTGTCCATCAAGGATACATTCTGAACTTTGAATCCAAAATTTTCTCTTCTCCCACTATAAGCTTCATTTTTAGTCCCCTTGGATTCTGCAAAAGAAttataacaaaattatgtttaaaatttgtttaatctAAAATCATCCATAATTTTGTGgttcaatattttaattctgTGACAATGGAGTGATctagctttcttttttattttggactGATTCTTGAAACTTTTGAGGTTCACTGACTTGAATGCAAAACCAGTGAAttccattcacacacattctacTTTCCCCTCTAGCTTATCACTGTCTCAGTGGAAGAAATACATTCATCTACTGCTCTATTTCTGCTATGCCATTCcctgaaaaataatgaacaacaaACATGGCTGTTTACATCAATTTTTACATAACTCCTAAACTGaggc
This is a stretch of genomic DNA from Pomacea canaliculata isolate SZHN2017 linkage group LG3, ASM307304v1, whole genome shotgun sequence. It encodes these proteins:
- the LOC112558527 gene encoding uncharacterized protein LOC112558527 isoform X2, with product MTYQEQEKSNSDGMSTSSLRRKLFFNADTSSVLSPVRAGVESPDHLAAALRSPSPHNLLEKGTPEWEPASPVHTPSVQFSSSPIRGLFGDDRACRMTSFSESRNLASPELSPIPLKKSGKNKAIKLFSTVESDNTGHSDDEVFGRSVKQCLPLEHCAGCSPKPSLQSPDMSPIAFSRTGSTLLKTRSVAGDGSLSSSAKTLQCSPKHSPTVPQPFSDYIKNSTAQRIKVSMEADTFPGGAQRDQGHSMKEMSVTDAGDLDGASSVDMFQHRSTSSNVDAGYHTASGSGSLQLTQQETGLQASSAGNCFSDASNLFASLESKLQYRDSKSGVQSLNTSSTGDGLTQDSGVSSAAGLEGGGLYTNLTSQFMSIPLRSETSVDGCELDVSMRSVGNGRPPHFEFEGLRDEQRDFRNVKWDTDIFKGSDCEEEPTAEGRIKRQNIGVNHSEEKVRRQDDIRSVTGDKGLHDKHVRFLEQVADTLQKKVPEYQDSFLVAKSGNHNSSQGLTDSTTRHNNIEDFFGRDSDDNVLDRARKYLALNSGFSAESKGSDFPEGSSYEKEVITKSVSTVQTPTRPLESSSTPRKRMMGDLARDLLSPGVGEQGSPTLASQVAMEIIRRAEEELKQCRNICLPDS
- the LOC112558527 gene encoding uncharacterized protein LOC112558527 isoform X1, which encodes MTYQEQEKSNSDGMSTSSLRRKLFFNADTSSVLSPVRAGVESPDHLAAALRSPSPHNLLEKGTPEWEPASPVHTPSVQFSSSPIRGLFGDDRACRMTSFSESRNLASPELSPIPLKKSGKNKAIKLFSTVESDNTGHSDDEVFGRSVKQCLPLEHCAGCSPKPSLQSPDMSPIAFSRTDGSTLLKTRSVAGDGSLSSSAKTLQCSPKHSPTVPQPFSDYIKNSTAQRIKVSMEADTFPGGAQRDQGHSMKEMSVTDAGDLDGASSVDMFQHRSTSSNVDAGYHTASGSGSLQLTQQETGLQASSAGNCFSDASNLFASLESKLQYRDSKSGVQSLNTSSTGDGLTQDSGVSSAAGLEGGGLYTNLTSQFMSIPLRSETSVDGCELDVSMRSVGNGRPPHFEFEGLRDEQRDFRNVKWDTDIFKGSDCEEEPTAEGRIKRQNIGVNHSEEKVRRQDDIRSVTGDKGLHDKHVRFLEQVADTLQKKVPEYQDSFLVAKSGNHNSSQGLTDSTTRHNNIEDFFGRDSDDNVLDRARKYLALNSGFSAESKGSDFPEGSSYEKEVITKSVSTVQTPTRPLESSSTPRKRMMGDLARDLLSPGVGEQGSPTLASQVAMEIIRRAEEELKQCRNICLPDS